A stretch of the Bacillus licheniformis DSM 13 = ATCC 14580 genome encodes the following:
- the trmB gene encoding tRNA (guanosine(46)-N7)-methyltransferase TrmB translates to MRMRHKPWADDYLAENSHIVISEPSQYKGKWHSVFGNDNPIHIEVGTGKGQFISGMALQNPDVNYIGIELFKSVIVTAVDKVKQTEAPNVKLLNINANMLSDVFADGEVDRVYLNFSDPWPKKRHEKRRLTNHAFLKKYEQVLGGKGAIHFKTDNRGLFEYSLTSFSEYGLVLTFVSLDLHQSDFEGNVMTEYEEKFAAKGQPIYRVEAEWRT, encoded by the coding sequence ATGCGAATGCGTCACAAGCCATGGGCGGATGACTACCTGGCTGAAAACTCTCATATTGTGATCAGCGAGCCGTCTCAATACAAAGGGAAATGGCATTCCGTTTTTGGAAATGACAACCCGATCCACATCGAAGTAGGAACCGGAAAAGGGCAATTTATTTCAGGAATGGCCCTGCAAAACCCGGATGTAAACTATATCGGAATCGAACTATTTAAAAGCGTCATCGTAACCGCTGTTGATAAAGTAAAGCAGACAGAGGCGCCGAATGTAAAGCTCTTGAACATCAATGCCAATATGCTTTCAGACGTTTTTGCAGACGGGGAAGTCGACCGGGTCTATTTGAATTTTTCCGACCCGTGGCCGAAAAAGCGCCATGAAAAGCGCCGTCTTACCAATCATGCGTTCTTGAAAAAGTATGAGCAGGTGCTCGGAGGCAAGGGAGCGATTCATTTTAAAACCGATAACCGCGGGTTGTTTGAGTACTCCCTCACCAGTTTTTCCGAATACGGACTCGTTTTGACATTCGTCAGCCTTGACCTGCATCAAAGCGATTTTGAAGGAAATGTGATGACCGAATACGAAGAAAAGTTCGCCGCTAAAGGCCAGCCGATCTACAGAGTCGAAGCTGAATGGCGAACATAA
- a CDS encoding YtzH-like family protein, with amino-acid sequence MGLNQQNQIHLLKDILSDHQADCTGTVAECEQMERIIKSLMANTNLDAGLKGVLEDIYLYSQKGRSSASINNHIQEHQDYLTQWVEDIDSFS; translated from the coding sequence ATGGGCTTAAATCAGCAAAATCAGATTCATCTATTAAAAGACATTCTCTCAGACCATCAAGCAGACTGCACCGGAACCGTCGCTGAATGCGAACAGATGGAGCGGATTATCAAGTCTTTAATGGCAAACACGAATCTTGACGCCGGCTTGAAAGGCGTTTTGGAAGACATTTATTTGTACAGCCAGAAGGGAAGATCTTCCGCTTCGATCAACAACCACATTCAGGAGCACCAGGATTATCTCACGCAATGGGTGGAAGATATCGACTCATTTTCATGA
- the pulA gene encoding type I pullulanase — translation MPGISRPFEAYLDEMRTITVLVPKSRASSCSPPFLLEDDQGERIELSVKAQVELEEQFKYVLESSCTVPFGRVHKVCCEESVWTDLQIGSVTRSAAFDKAFFYDGRLGAFYSKGSTLFKVWAPTASAAAIKLEDPDSLQTNTFQMMRRKKGVFEVTVEGDLNGWSYLYELYVNGKPLLTVDPYAKAVTANGEKGVVLDPEEVKVEKHRAPRLHSPCDAVIYEVHIRDFSIHEDSGMRHKGKYVAFTEDGTETSGGFSTGIAYLKELGVTHIEVLPFHDFAGVDELSPDQSYNWGYNPLHFNAPEGSYSLDPQNPKCRITELKTMIQSLHKHGFSVIMDAVYNHVYKRETSPFEKTVPGYFFRHNEYGFPSDGTGVGNDIASERLMVRKYILDSVRYWLEEYDVDGIRFDLMGILDIETVRQISTLAENVKPGVPLFGEGWDLNTPLDSGQKATLQNAGKVPAVGFFNDRFRNAVKGSTFELSDRGYALGDTGKKAALQHGIAGSPGFLQPAQSINYVECHDNHTFWDKMALCFEEDADTKRLRQRLAVSIVLLSQGVPFLHAGQEFCRTKNGDSNSYRSGDDINKLDWEKRAELCEDVEYVRQLIRLRRSHPAFRLQKEEEVKEHLSFMDGTGEVTAYKLKNIAAIDPWNEIIVVHCPFAKKETLKLPDQKQYLLHCDPFTFFNGKVQAEKRLRLNGIGTYVLYEPKGIF, via the coding sequence CGGAAGAGTTCACAAAGTATGCTGTGAAGAAAGCGTCTGGACAGACCTGCAAATCGGCTCTGTTACGAGAAGCGCGGCGTTTGACAAGGCTTTTTTTTATGACGGCCGCCTCGGCGCTTTTTATTCAAAAGGAAGTACTTTATTTAAGGTATGGGCGCCGACCGCGAGTGCGGCAGCGATCAAGCTGGAGGACCCTGATTCGCTTCAAACAAATACTTTTCAAATGATGCGCAGAAAAAAGGGCGTTTTTGAGGTAACGGTCGAAGGCGATCTAAACGGCTGGTCCTATTTATATGAGCTTTATGTAAATGGGAAGCCGTTATTGACAGTCGATCCTTATGCAAAAGCCGTTACGGCAAACGGTGAAAAAGGCGTTGTATTAGATCCAGAGGAAGTCAAGGTGGAAAAACACCGCGCTCCAAGACTTCACAGTCCGTGCGATGCGGTTATATATGAGGTTCACATCCGCGATTTCTCGATTCATGAAGACAGCGGTATGCGCCATAAAGGCAAATATGTTGCTTTTACTGAGGACGGAACTGAAACATCCGGCGGCTTCTCAACGGGAATCGCCTATTTGAAAGAGCTCGGCGTCACCCACATCGAGGTTCTGCCCTTTCACGATTTTGCCGGAGTGGATGAGCTGTCTCCTGATCAATCTTATAATTGGGGCTATAACCCCCTCCATTTTAATGCCCCGGAAGGAAGTTATTCGCTCGATCCGCAGAACCCCAAATGCAGAATCACCGAGCTGAAAACGATGATTCAGTCGCTGCACAAACACGGCTTCTCCGTGATTATGGATGCCGTATATAATCATGTGTACAAGAGGGAAACGTCCCCTTTTGAAAAAACGGTTCCCGGGTATTTTTTCAGACATAATGAATACGGTTTTCCATCCGACGGAACAGGCGTCGGAAATGATATTGCTTCTGAGCGGCTGATGGTGCGAAAATATATTCTCGATTCTGTCCGCTATTGGCTGGAAGAATATGATGTCGACGGCATTCGTTTTGATTTAATGGGCATTCTTGATATTGAAACCGTCCGCCAAATCAGTACGCTTGCCGAGAATGTAAAGCCGGGCGTGCCTCTGTTCGGAGAGGGCTGGGATTTAAATACCCCGCTTGACAGCGGGCAAAAAGCAACATTGCAAAATGCCGGAAAAGTTCCGGCGGTCGGCTTTTTTAATGATCGGTTCAGGAACGCAGTCAAAGGGAGTACATTCGAGCTTAGCGACCGCGGATATGCTTTAGGGGACACCGGAAAAAAAGCGGCGCTTCAGCACGGTATTGCCGGTTCACCCGGATTCTTGCAGCCGGCACAGTCAATCAATTATGTGGAATGCCATGACAATCATACATTTTGGGATAAAATGGCCTTATGTTTTGAAGAAGATGCGGACACTAAACGGCTTAGGCAAAGGCTCGCGGTGTCGATCGTCCTGCTTTCGCAAGGCGTTCCATTTCTTCACGCCGGGCAGGAATTTTGCCGAACAAAGAATGGGGACAGCAACAGCTACAGGTCCGGAGATGACATCAATAAGCTTGATTGGGAAAAGCGTGCGGAGCTTTGCGAGGATGTCGAATATGTGCGCCAGCTGATCCGGCTGCGAAGAAGCCATCCCGCTTTTCGTCTGCAAAAAGAGGAAGAAGTCAAGGAGCATCTTTCTTTTATGGACGGTACAGGAGAGGTAACGGCCTACAAGCTGAAGAACATTGCAGCAATTGATCCCTGGAACGAAATCATAGTGGTGCATTGTCCGTTTGCAAAAAAGGAGACGCTTAAGCTGCCCGATCAGAAACAGTACTTGCTGCACTGCGATCCTTTTACGTTCTTCAATGGGAAGGTTCAAGCGGAAAAAAGGCTTCGGCTGAACGGCATCGGGACCTATGTTTTATACGAACCAAAAGGGATTTTTTAG
- a CDS encoding NAD-dependent malic enzyme has translation MSHNKLNEQVIETRLRGFEVLATPLLNKGVAFPPEERDALGLTGLLPPKVLTLEEQAKRAYKQFQSQPDDLSKNVYLTALHDRNEVLFYRLLNDHMTEMLPIVYTPTVGTAIQQYSHEYRKPRGLFLSVNDPEGMKTAFENLAAKRSRIDLIVATDAEGILGIGDWGVGGIAISIGKLAVYTAAAGIDPNRVLPVVIDAGTNQERLLNDPLYVGNQHSRIRGERYESFIDQYVQIATETFPGVLLHWEDFGTQNARQILKKYKDKICTFNDDIQGTGAVTLAAVLAAVKISKMPLKDHKVVIFGAGTAGIGNAEQIRAALVQEGVSEEESYRRFWCVDRNGLLTDDMNDLQDIQQPYARPADEVKDFSRNGPGDAIDLLEVVKRVQPTILIGTSTVSGAFTEEIVKEMAKHVKRPAIFPMSNPTPLSEARPEDLINWTEGRALVATGSPFAPVEYSGTRYAIGQANNAFVFPGLGLGTLVSKARLITDNMFYASAAAIAGMVDTGRPGAALLPEVEDLRTVSATVATAVIKAAIEDGVAENEPDDVIQAVQDAMWHPVYRPIRAI, from the coding sequence GTGAGCCACAATAAATTAAATGAACAAGTGATCGAGACGCGGTTAAGAGGATTTGAAGTCCTTGCGACTCCCCTGTTGAACAAAGGGGTTGCCTTCCCTCCGGAGGAAAGGGATGCTCTCGGCTTGACAGGATTGCTTCCTCCCAAGGTGCTGACGCTTGAAGAACAGGCAAAACGGGCGTATAAACAGTTCCAATCACAGCCTGATGATTTGAGCAAAAACGTCTATTTAACGGCGCTTCATGATCGAAATGAAGTGCTGTTCTACAGGCTTCTGAACGACCATATGACAGAAATGCTGCCGATTGTCTATACCCCGACTGTCGGAACGGCAATACAGCAATACAGCCATGAATACAGAAAGCCGCGGGGGCTGTTTTTGTCGGTTAATGACCCTGAAGGCATGAAAACGGCATTTGAAAATCTGGCCGCTAAAAGAAGCCGGATCGATTTGATCGTGGCCACTGATGCTGAAGGAATTCTCGGAATCGGGGATTGGGGAGTCGGCGGCATCGCCATTTCGATCGGAAAGCTTGCTGTTTATACTGCAGCTGCGGGCATCGATCCTAACAGGGTCCTGCCAGTAGTCATTGATGCGGGGACGAACCAGGAAAGGCTTCTGAACGATCCGCTTTATGTCGGGAATCAGCATTCGAGGATCAGGGGCGAGCGTTATGAATCGTTTATTGATCAATACGTTCAAATCGCAACCGAGACGTTTCCGGGCGTTTTGCTGCACTGGGAAGATTTCGGAACGCAGAACGCGCGTCAGATTTTGAAAAAATACAAAGACAAAATTTGCACCTTTAATGATGACATTCAAGGCACAGGAGCTGTTACCCTCGCAGCGGTGCTTGCGGCCGTTAAAATATCAAAAATGCCGCTGAAGGATCATAAAGTGGTCATATTTGGAGCGGGGACGGCCGGAATCGGCAATGCTGAGCAAATTCGCGCCGCACTCGTTCAAGAGGGAGTGTCGGAAGAGGAATCATACCGCCGTTTTTGGTGTGTTGATCGGAACGGTTTGCTGACAGATGATATGAACGACTTGCAGGACATTCAACAACCGTATGCAAGGCCTGCTGACGAGGTAAAAGACTTCAGCCGGAACGGCCCGGGGGATGCAATTGATCTGCTCGAGGTGGTTAAAAGAGTGCAGCCTACCATTTTGATTGGAACCTCGACGGTATCGGGCGCATTTACAGAGGAAATTGTAAAAGAAATGGCAAAGCATGTGAAACGGCCGGCTATATTCCCGATGTCCAATCCGACGCCGTTATCTGAAGCAAGGCCTGAAGATTTGATCAATTGGACGGAAGGGCGGGCGCTCGTCGCCACAGGAAGCCCGTTTGCGCCTGTGGAATACAGCGGCACCCGTTATGCGATCGGCCAGGCGAATAATGCCTTTGTATTCCCCGGCCTTGGGCTCGGAACGCTCGTATCAAAAGCAAGACTGATTACGGACAACATGTTTTACGCCAGCGCGGCTGCGATCGCGGGTATGGTTGATACGGGCCGGCCCGGCGCCGCGCTTCTTCCGGAAGTTGAGGATTTGCGCACGGTTTCCGCAACCGTGGCAACGGCTGTCATCAAAGCAGCCATAGAAGACGGAGTTGCAGAAAACGAGCCGGACGATGTGATTCAGGCGGTGCAGGATGCGATGTGGCATCCGGTCTACCGGCCGATTCGCGCCATATAA
- a CDS encoding PepSY domain-containing protein — MKLRHFLIGAGIGIAAAVVVKQYVMQPYISSEKALRIVKSAFKQRGPIDGSWIYTVPEAYTVNGETVMVYKTGITRSAFRELEQYEVMVDAKTGMIVDVIDTAA, encoded by the coding sequence ATGAAACTGCGCCACTTTCTTATTGGAGCCGGCATCGGCATTGCCGCGGCCGTCGTTGTCAAACAATATGTCATGCAGCCTTACATTTCTTCTGAAAAAGCGCTGCGCATCGTCAAGTCCGCTTTTAAACAGAGAGGCCCGATCGACGGTTCATGGATATATACCGTTCCGGAAGCCTATACCGTAAACGGCGAAACCGTCATGGTGTACAAAACAGGCATTACGCGTTCCGCTTTCCGAGAGCTCGAACAGTACGAAGTCATGGTTGATGCAAAAACAGGCATGATCGTAGATGTAATTGATACAGCAGCATAG
- a CDS encoding phosphotransferase family protein: protein MNWLGQLLGSEWEISPAGGATGDAYYAEHNGQQLFLKRNSSPFLAVLSAEGIVPKLVWTKRMENGDVITAQHWLKGRELKPKDMNSQAVAEMLRKIHSSKELLDMLKRLGKQPFQPSSVITQLKQFIQARQYPIPQLDQALLYLEHHLEDVQSGEKVVCHCDVNHNNWLLTDQNQLYLIDWDGAMIADPAIDLGPLLYHYVEEREWGSWLERYGSSLTDNLRLRMAWYVLAEKAMTTLWQKAKGNQEGFHQGLEQLHELMERLARSS from the coding sequence ATGAACTGGTTGGGACAATTACTAGGTAGCGAATGGGAGATTTCCCCCGCAGGAGGAGCTACAGGAGACGCATATTATGCAGAACATAATGGACAGCAGCTTTTTTTAAAGCGCAACAGCTCTCCTTTTTTGGCTGTCCTGTCCGCGGAAGGAATTGTTCCTAAGCTCGTTTGGACAAAACGAATGGAAAACGGGGATGTGATTACGGCACAGCACTGGCTCAAGGGAAGAGAGCTGAAGCCGAAGGATATGAACAGCCAGGCGGTGGCTGAGATGCTTCGGAAAATTCACAGCTCCAAAGAGCTTTTGGATATGCTGAAGAGACTCGGCAAACAGCCTTTTCAGCCAAGCTCTGTAATCACTCAATTGAAGCAGTTTATCCAGGCCCGGCAATATCCGATACCGCAGCTGGACCAGGCCCTTTTGTATCTGGAGCACCATCTTGAAGATGTACAGTCCGGAGAAAAGGTCGTCTGTCACTGCGATGTCAATCATAATAATTGGCTTCTTACAGATCAGAACCAGCTTTATTTAATCGATTGGGATGGAGCGATGATTGCAGACCCCGCGATCGATCTGGGGCCGCTTCTTTATCATTACGTTGAAGAGCGGGAATGGGGAAGCTGGCTCGAACGCTACGGCTCTTCTCTTACAGACAATCTCAGGCTGAGAATGGCCTGGTACGTATTGGCGGAAAAAGCAATGACGACACTCTGGCAAAAAGCGAAAGGCAATCAGGAAGGCTTTCACCAGGGGCTGGAACAGCTGCATGAATTAATGGAGCGTCTCGCCAGGTCCTCATGA
- a CDS encoding YtnP family quorum-quenching lactonase, giving the protein METLTIGRIKLTWLNGGVTHMDGGAMFGVVPKPLWSKKYYANEKNQIELRTDPILVQKDGTNLLIDSGIGLGKLTDKQKRNYGVTEESSIDDSLKALGLSTEDIKAVLMTHLHFDHACGLTRYEGESLVSVFPNAAIYTSAIEWEEMRNPNIRSKNTYWKENWEAVQHQVRTFDEKLEVLPGITMHHTGGHSDGHSVIVLEDAGETALHMADIMPTHAHQNPLWVLAYDDYPMTSIAAKQAWQAKAAEKNAWYIFYHDALYRALKWDENGDIAESVKRESR; this is encoded by the coding sequence ATGGAAACTTTAACAATCGGACGAATCAAGCTGACATGGCTGAACGGAGGCGTCACGCACATGGACGGAGGCGCCATGTTCGGCGTTGTTCCCAAGCCGCTTTGGTCAAAAAAGTATTACGCCAATGAGAAAAATCAAATCGAACTTAGAACAGATCCTATACTAGTTCAGAAAGACGGCACGAACCTGCTGATCGATTCCGGTATCGGGCTCGGCAAACTGACGGATAAGCAAAAACGAAATTACGGAGTCACCGAAGAATCGTCAATTGATGACTCGTTAAAAGCACTCGGGCTCTCAACGGAAGATATCAAAGCCGTTTTGATGACTCATCTCCATTTTGACCATGCATGCGGATTGACGCGCTATGAGGGAGAAAGCCTTGTTTCCGTGTTTCCAAATGCGGCGATTTACACGTCTGCAATCGAATGGGAAGAGATGAGAAACCCGAATATCCGCTCCAAAAATACATATTGGAAAGAGAACTGGGAAGCGGTTCAGCATCAAGTGAGAACCTTCGACGAGAAGCTTGAAGTTTTGCCCGGAATCACGATGCATCATACAGGCGGCCACAGCGACGGCCATTCCGTGATCGTTCTCGAAGATGCCGGTGAAACGGCCCTTCATATGGCTGACATTATGCCGACGCACGCCCATCAAAATCCTCTCTGGGTGCTGGCGTACGACGATTATCCGATGACATCGATTGCCGCGAAGCAAGCATGGCAGGCGAAGGCCGCCGAGAAAAACGCCTGGTACATTTTTTACCACGATGCCCTTTACAGAGCATTAAAATGGGATGAAAACGGCGATATTGCAGAGTCAGTAAAAAGAGAAAGCCGCTAG